Part of the Pangasianodon hypophthalmus isolate fPanHyp1 chromosome 9, fPanHyp1.pri, whole genome shotgun sequence genome is shown below.
tctccatacttttctcttcccatcattctggtacaagttaatcttggtttcatcagtccaaagaatcttattccagaacatgggaggcttttttagatgttttctggcaaagtctaatctggctttcctgttctagaatgttaccagtggtttgcaccttgttgtaaaccctctgtatttacattcatgaaggcatctcccgattgtagattttgacaatgatacacctaccttctccagagtattcttcacatctgttgatgttgtgaaggggtttttcttcaccaaggaaaggattctgcgatcatccactttagttgtcttccatggttttccaggcctttcgatgttgtttcGCTCAccactgctttctttctttttaagaatgtacccaaccgTTGATCTGGCCATACcgtaaggtttttgctatctctcttatagatttatgtcgATAAAAAAATCAGGTTCACGCAACAAATAGCTATCAGGTGAAGGTGAAAGAGCTTCATAAACTTCTCAgtgacaacattattaaacagcaCTCTcatggaaaaagctacagagccataaGGAAGACCTTAAACATCTCTGCTGGTACAATCAGTTCAATAAtgtgcaggtggaaagttcTTGGAGCCACAGCTAATCATCCCTGGACAGGTGTACTTCACTACCATGCTCTCAGACTAATGCggaggaaggtaagagagaagccagcagtcaaaaagagttgcaggatggcctgaaagcagcaggaacaacagttacacagagaacaattaGCAAGGAACTGCACCGCAATCATCTCTGTTCCTACACCTCAtgcaaaactcctctgctaaaaaaaagcaataaagcaaaaaagcaaATGTGCCCACAGTGAAGTACAGAGGTGGACATATCATGATATGgtgctgcttctctgcaaacagtaCTGGGGCATAAAACATCATTGAAAGAAACATAAATAGAGTGATGTACCAGGACATATTTGAGAATTTATTCTCATTGGCTATGAAGCTGAATCTGGGGAAAAGATGGAAGAGTCAACCAGACAATTTTGAAATTGTGAGTCCATCAACGCaaccttggggaattgaagTTTATTTGCCACAAAGGTGCAAAAAGCTGAATGTTTCTTTCCACTGATGTCTTAAAGCTGTAATCACCAACATCAACATGCTTTACAACAAAGTACTAATATTGGtaatttgtggtgtctgaatTGTTTTTTAACCCtatcagtttaattttaaacatattttgtttatgttttaaatacCTACTTTATTATAATCTTGAACTGGATATACAgtaagtatattaaataaaacaaaagtatccaaatacttatttcttCTTACAGTAAATGCAGTCTGCTGTTCTTCTCAGAATCAAACATGAGGACAAGACCAAAGCTCGTAACAAGTGCCAAAACAAAGGTAAATGTCATTTCCTCTATTTTACATAGCATTTTGTAAACTACGTACATTTTTTCAGGTCCACAGATATGAGAAATTATTCAATCATTCTcttaaacaaactaaaatacTCTATGTCCTTAACGTTATTTTACACTAGAGCATGCTTTAGATTCAACCTGTACTGTCTATTTTTCTCTGAATAGTAGATTATCTTTCTGTTATCATGAACAATTCCTTTCTACATCCATAGCTGACCATATGACGTTATTGTATAAGTACTTGGACACACTAAGAAAAACGAACCATTCTGTTACCAGGAAGTAGTAATGGTTTGCATATTCTGTATATACCAAagattttgcatgttttctgtatatttatactgaaGATATTGAGAGTAAATCAAGTGTCTCTATCCTTGTACATTTAATACTGGGTAATTACAATATAAcacaaaaaaccccaaaaaggTCTGATTTTTATGCCCACGCCACTAAGTCGTGCAGGCATTACTTTTTCAGGTTGTCACTCCAAGATTTTTGTTAGtgcgatatctcaagaatgaatGGTTGACTGTAGGATTTacatggaattatcattgtcaCTAGAAGATGGTCAAGGGGTTCAAGGtcaaaatgtctaaaatagttTTTCTACAATaggttattattaattaaatacaataGCTAATTGAAGTACATTTTAAGGGTATTTATGGCATTCAAATTAGTAACTAGAAGGACTAGTCTTGTTGGTGGCGGAGGCATCCTCTTCAATGCCACTGGCATTGAGTTTCACTTTATTACAGTGGGAGCCCCGAACTACCCCAGAAGCTTCAGGTAAGCTTCATGGAGTCCAAGTTTAGAGTCTCTCCTGATGTTGAGAGACATCTCGGACGATGATCATGTGACACAGGTGTGGATGGATCATGTGGAAAAGTGATTTTGTGGGTATGGGATTGGTGGGTGTTGTAGTCTAACCTCCTCTGTAGGTGTGGGATTAAATGTGATTGCTTTGtcctcttgttttctctctgttttccctctctctctctctctctctatctccagGTCCAGCCTTTGATGGCAGGATTATGGCTCTCATGTTCAGGCGCAGCTTGACAAGTATAATGCAGAGGGCACCAATTACAAGTTAAACTTATGTCTACAGGAGGAGAAAACTGCTGTtatctctttcctttctctttctcttcatcagTTATAGCAATGCTTTAAATGAACACTGTATAAATAACCATCCGTTCATGAAAGCTTGAAACATTCATCTTGAGTGAGAACAAAAGATGACAATCCATGTACATGAGTTTAATAAACAATCAGACAAATTTACTGAAGTCACTAATTCAATCTAAAAGTCCATAAATTAATGGTGAGTCAAAATAGCGGTCAGTAGAGAGGTCAAGACAAAATCCAAGACACAAAACCAGGAACTAGACAGGGGTCATACACAAAAATCCAAGACTAGAAAACAGCTCAGAACACAACAACTTACATTACCAACTAAATAATTGATTTACGTTTCAGCACTTTGATATATGAAAAAAGCAATGATGAGTTTAAAATCACAATTAAGATCAGAAAGAAATGTGACTGCTACAACGTGGTTGTGCCTTACCAAAGCTTAattcatgatttaaaaatataataatagtaatatggTTAAcatagtataatatatatatatagatagatagatagatagatagatagatagatagatagatataaaacatttatgcatTCTGTGCCTTAGatttatatttgaaaaacaATACAAGGATTTGAAAGCTGTTTATGTGGTTTTGCTGAATGtctaaatttgtgtgtgttctgtaactgaactgaataaatCATAATTTGGTTTCTGCAATAGACTGCCATTCCATCCTCCCAGCATTCCCAGGATAAGCTCCGGAGTCAGCACAACCCTAACCAGGAACGTGAGTGAGTGAGGATTTGCTGTACATGCTTATGTCTGCTACATGCCAAGTAGGTCATTAAATCAAAATGTAGgtcataaaagaaaagaaatcataatgatttaataaagttatttcaattttaaaaagttcttCCAATGTTAAAATTTGGGTTGAAATAAGAATAAAGTAACTATAATGAAGAGTTTATCTTGTGATTTTCATACATTCAAATCTGAGCTTGCATAAAACTGTCCCAGGAAAGGGAAATGAAGCTGAAGAGATACCAGGTGACTGTTAGACAAGTAGCATATGTAAATGAGGACTTGCCCCCTAACCTCTAATAAAAAACAGTTGAATCTGAAGCCTGGAGCTTTTCAAACAGTGCAGCAAGACGTAACACTGAGCAAGATGCAGAGCTCCAGTGCTCCAGTGAGCATTCCTCTGGGTGATGGAAGAAGAGCAGCGACAGTCGTGTTGTCCATGCCGGATCATCCACCTGATTATGTAGTGTGGTCCATTGCCAGCCTCTACTATGGGAACCCCTGCTGCCTGGGCCTGGTCGCCTTGATTTTCTCAATGAAGGTGAGTCAAAAATAACAGGCTGAATTTAGAAGGTGATCAGTGGTGAAAATGtgcccatttaaaaaaaatatatttgtgaatatttagagacaaatattcattaaatgcttattattattattattattattattattattattattattatattttttagcaGCAGTAGTcctatttaaatatttgcactctaaaatgttttatttttcaacagTCTTCACCTTGAAAACTCAAACATTGATTAGTTTTGAATAATTCTCGCTTTAtaaattattgttaaataatattttattcatttattatcatgtacttttttattttaaaaaaaaaacaataaaaataatatttacatatttataaaatgcataGTCAGTCGTCTTCCTGAGAATATCCCAGttcttataatatataaatgtctGAGCAGGGTAAAGAGCTTCCAGACATCGATTGGCACTCCTTTTTTGACTGTTGAAGGTAATTTTTTACTgatcttgtgtgtgtttcagtccaGAGACCGGAAGCTGATGGGAGACATGACTGGAGCGAAGATGTATGGCTCCAATGCATGTTGTGCCAATGGCTTTGCACTTGCGCTTTTCATCATTTCCACCATAATTTTTATAGTGCTGGTGGTATATTTCAAACCATTTAACCAAATTCATGTGGCTGGCAGAGGATAAAGCAAATctgctgttttttaaaaaaaattgcataggAAAAATGTTACATAGCAAGTAGCATTATCTTTTGTGAGAATGATGTGCTGTTGATGTCcatcagaaaaacacaaaatacttTGTGAATTATAAATTTGTGAAATGTGTAATAAAAGACTTTCATCAACCAACATTGTTACTTTAATCACATTAGACGAGAGTCTGTTCCTGTACAGAGAGAAACCTTTTTTCACTGGATAGATGGCCTGCTAGGATTTGAATGCAGGACTGTCGGAGCAATAGGCtaacagcttaaccactgaactaCCACTGCGTGCACATCGTTGATTGTTATATCCTCCAGGTGCACTCAAATTTGAATgcatttgattaattttcttataaatTGTCACGCCAATGCTGGAATCCACCGGGAACTCCACATCCCAGAACAGCGTTATAGATGTGACATCAAATGGACAAGCATTTTCTACACACTGAATTTTAAAGACCATCACAGAAAGCATCACATATATAACATAAAAGAGACTTAAATGAACACAAAAGGTATAGAGTTaaaatttttttcctgttttggaaaacatcattaagaaaaaaaaactgttgtggatttgacattttttgtgTTATGGATGTGACGTGTCTGAATCAGTACTCTATATATTTGATGTATAAATGATGCAGCTTTCTCTATAATTCCATCATATGAGATAATGCAGTAAAATATAGACAAGCGAACATTTTAAAAGTAGGTTTGTCCCTGTTCTCACAACTTTATTTTTCCGTGATAATTTGACGATTGTGTGGAATTTcctttagattttagatttcctACATACACCAGGATTCATATACCTTCCTTGTCCTCATTCAGGAATGTTTCAGGTGAACCAAATCCTAAATtgcttcctattcactatatattcTCACTGCATAAGGTATAACATAATAGCATTGTAGAATCAACACAGTCTACAAGCCCAATAGAAGAGCAGGTGAGTTTCAGGACAGAGAAATGTAACTCATAGGTTTTAAGTGTTCACACACAGTATAGATCATGAGTTGGCTTAAAAAATGTCAGAGAAGAAAACAAACCTTTCAGAAATAGAAAGCCCTCTTCTTGTCATAACACTGTAATGCTGTAGTTTAACACATAATAAACaagtttacacttttttttaaagaaagaatagTGTGTCGTTCTTACTGCACTCTGAGTGGCAGAACAAAACAGTGTTCTTTGATTACTGCCACTTTCTGTTTATGACAAATTTTCTACATTGCCTCTATTCTCCCAAAGTTTTAACACATCCCAGGAGTTATTATAAACCTTTTGTCAGATAAGCCATGGAAGTTTCCAACCCTGTTACTTCCATCACACAATCATTTGATAATAAATCCAATGTATTTACATGCAGATTTTTTTACAGTATCTGgaaaaataaatgccacttaCCACAACATGATTAATAAAATTCAGTTGATACTTAATTAGACACACTTTTATACAAGCAATCAAAATTATGTTGAGTACTTTAAAACAGTGCTTTAATTGTATGACAGTtgctataatttaaataatttcctCATTGTTTTATAGTATGTAATTGTAATGGGATATTACATACATTGTTTTATAGTATGTAATCTCCCATTCCAACAACAATAAAATCtgttaattttgtgtttttatgatatttttttacCAAATAAGTCTCAATAACAGATTGATAAGGGTACAAAAGGGTTTGACAAAAAGCAAACTATTTAGAATACATGTTTACAATATTGTCCCCTTTGCTGcaaataaatcactttttttctacattgtCAGGTAATAAGTTATAAATTGAACATTTCTTTTagcttttagatttttttttattttattcttataactgctccgggtgtgtgttcactactgtgtgtgtgcacttggatggattaaatgcagagcacaaattccgagtatgagTCACcgtacttggccacacgtcacttcacttcacttaactTATGAACAATTGCAAGAAAAGGTTTGTGAACCCTATGGAGTTATCAGGgtttttgcattgattattCATGAAAAGTAGCCTGATCTTCATCTATGTCTCAAGATGACTAAACCAATAACACATAAACAGTACCTTTTAAGTGTTTACTCAGCAAACTGAGTAATCATTCACAGTGCAGGCTGGAAAAAGGATTTGAATCCTTGAATTTAGTAACTTTTCCACCCTCCTTTAGCAGGAATAACCTCCACCAAACGTTTCCCGTAGCTGCTTATAAGACTGGCACAATGATGGGGGAAATTTGGACCATTTCTCCCTATGCAATTGTTTCAGTTCATCAATATTTTTGGGCTGTCTGGATTGAACAGCCCTCTTCTCAACTGGGTTAAGGTCAAGActctgacttggccattccaaaacttaaattttcttcttcttcagccaTTCTTTAATTGCTTTacttgtg
Proteins encoded:
- the LOC128318956 gene encoding interferon-induced transmembrane protein 1-like produces the protein MRTCPLTSNKKQLNLKPGAFQTVQQDVTLSKMQSSSAPVSIPLGDGRRAATVVLSMPDHPPDYVVWSIASLYYGNPCCLGLVALIFSMKSRDRKLMGDMTGAKMYGSNACCANGFALALFIISTIIFIVLVVYFKPFNQIHVAGRG